CCCAACATCTCATGATGTTTTTGTGATTGGAGGCGATGCAAAAGGAAGCGTCTTCAAAGAAAAATTTCTTGAACTTGAGAATGGAACAAAAATTATTGTTGAAGTTGATTTAAAAATAAAAGGAAAATTAAAAATTTCAAGCTTATTTGGGAAAAATAACTATGAGCAAGATTATGGCAAAATTTTAGATGATTTTGTAAAAATTGTTGAAAACTAGTCTGTTTTTGATTCTTTATCTTTAAAGTCTTTGAGTTCCTTTTCTCCTTCGATCTTTCCTTTCTCAAATTCA
This genomic window from Nitrosopumilus ureiphilus contains:
- a CDS encoding SRPBCC family protein, which codes for MPKFSLQRIVDAKRETVFETFSNFENYSKLFPQHFPSIRVRSVRNNVSVVEEYLNLGDKEFLIMAKHVSDAPTSHDVFVIGGDAKGSVFKEKFLELENGTKIIVEVDLKIKGKLKISSLFGKNNYEQDYGKILDDFVKIVEN